The Kocuria sp. TGY1127_2 genome includes a window with the following:
- a CDS encoding RNA polymerase-binding protein RbpA has protein sequence MSDRSLRGMRLGSQSMESEQGVQPAPRQRVEYRTEDGEQVFVTFAAEAEIPSTWTAKSGKEAVLMDGSKPEVGNEKPVRTHWDMLLERRSMEELEETLQKRIEYYRERHELPAEQES, from the coding sequence ATGAGTGACCGTAGCCTTCGAGGCATGCGCCTCGGCTCGCAGTCCATGGAATCCGAGCAGGGTGTCCAGCCCGCCCCGCGTCAGCGCGTCGAATACCGTACCGAGGACGGCGAACAGGTTTTCGTGACCTTCGCCGCCGAGGCCGAGATTCCGTCCACCTGGACCGCCAAATCGGGCAAGGAAGCCGTTCTCATGGACGGATCCAAGCCTGAGGTCGGCAACGAAAAGCCTGTTCGCACGCACTGGGACATGCTCCTCGAACGCCGCTCGATGGAAGAGCTGGAAGAAACGCTCCAGAAGCGCATCGAGTACTACCGGGAACGCCACGAGCTTCCGGCGGAGCAGGAAAGCTAG
- a CDS encoding SPFH domain-containing protein — protein sequence MTALIVVLVLLILFVVIALFKAVRIIPQAKAGIVERLGKYQTTLNPGLHFVVPFIDRVLPLIDLREQVVSFPSQSVITEDNLVVGIDTVVYFQVTDPRAATYEITNYIHAVDELTSATLRNVVGGLNLEEALTSRDQINAELRGVLDSTTGRWGLRVSRVDIKEIQPPLSIQDSMEKQMRAERDRRAAILTAEGAKQSSILTAEGERQASILSAEGDAKAAILRADGEAQAIHKVFSAIHKANPTQKLLSYQYLQTLPKLAEGDSNKLWFVPTELGDALRGIGKAFGDGQGVDPMNPFTPNSADEEPAPDVPDDDGPIVDTPDLKVTEEDLKPNINQTSVDPDEFEMPPSSIDPDEPLQPDSDLSEQADEPSPERENNDNGRTYGIPGQK from the coding sequence ATGACAGCACTTATTGTTGTGCTGGTACTCCTGATCCTGTTCGTGGTGATCGCGCTATTCAAGGCTGTGCGCATCATCCCTCAGGCTAAGGCAGGTATCGTCGAAAGACTCGGAAAGTACCAGACCACCCTGAACCCCGGGCTGCATTTCGTGGTCCCCTTCATTGACCGCGTCCTTCCGCTCATTGACTTGCGCGAACAAGTCGTCTCGTTCCCCTCGCAGTCCGTCATCACTGAGGACAACCTCGTCGTAGGTATCGATACCGTCGTGTACTTCCAGGTCACGGATCCTCGGGCAGCGACCTACGAGATCACCAACTACATTCACGCCGTCGATGAGCTGACGAGCGCAACGTTGCGCAATGTCGTCGGCGGGCTGAATCTCGAGGAAGCTCTGACCTCGCGAGACCAGATCAACGCCGAACTCAGGGGTGTTCTGGACAGCACGACCGGCCGCTGGGGTCTGCGGGTATCACGCGTGGACATCAAGGAGATCCAGCCGCCCCTGTCGATCCAGGACTCGATGGAAAAGCAGATGCGCGCCGAACGTGATCGCCGTGCGGCGATTCTTACGGCGGAAGGCGCCAAGCAGTCGTCAATCCTCACGGCCGAGGGCGAGCGTCAGGCATCCATTCTTTCCGCCGAAGGCGACGCGAAAGCGGCAATCTTGCGTGCCGATGGCGAGGCTCAGGCCATCCACAAGGTCTTTTCCGCCATTCACAAGGCAAATCCGACGCAGAAGCTGTTGAGCTATCAGTATCTGCAAACCCTGCCGAAACTGGCCGAGGGCGATTCCAACAAACTGTGGTTCGTGCCGACCGAGCTCGGTGACGCATTGCGCGGAATCGGAAAGGCTTTTGGAGACGGCCAAGGTGTCGACCCCATGAACCCATTCACGCCGAATTCCGCGGACGAAGAGCCCGCCCCGGATGTTCCTGACGATGACGGCCCGATCGTCGATACGCCGGATCTGAAGGTTACTGAAGAGGACCTCAAACCCAATATCAATCAGACCAGCGTGGATCCCGACGAATTCGAGATGCCTCCGTCGAGCATCGATCCCGATGAACCGCTTCAACCTGACTCGGATTTGTCCGAGCAGGCAGATGAGCCATCACCCGAGCGTGAGAATAACGACAACGGACGCACCTACGGGATTCCCGGTCAGAAGTAG
- a CDS encoding NfeD family protein — MEGISLVLTWIAENPFAVWLIAVIVLAVIEMLSLDFFCLMLSGGSLAATITALITHSWTIQVVVFAVASVLLIFVVRPIIVRRLGRNAPQSSSNVDRLLGQRVEVLETISNTSGLIRLEGDHWTARMVNHEGSIPAGSFAVVRSIAGATAMVEAADSPGIDRES, encoded by the coding sequence ATGGAAGGAATCTCACTCGTGCTGACCTGGATCGCAGAAAATCCATTTGCGGTGTGGCTGATTGCCGTCATCGTGCTCGCAGTGATCGAAATGCTGTCTCTCGATTTCTTTTGCCTCATGCTTTCGGGCGGCAGTCTCGCCGCAACGATCACGGCTTTGATAACACACAGCTGGACGATTCAAGTCGTCGTATTCGCTGTGGCATCTGTTCTGCTGATCTTCGTCGTGAGGCCCATTATCGTGCGACGTTTGGGTCGCAACGCGCCTCAGAGCTCGAGCAATGTGGATCGGCTCCTGGGCCAGCGGGTTGAGGTTCTCGAGACGATCTCCAATACCTCGGGGCTGATTCGACTCGAAGGTGACCATTGGACAGCACGTATGGTTAACCACGAGGGTTCTATTCCCGCGGGCTCGTTTGCCGTTGTACGCAGTATTGCTGGCGCCACGGCCATGGTCGAGGCAGCGGACTCTCCCGGTATCGACCGAGAATCCTAG
- a CDS encoding DUF3054 domain-containing protein: MTQNASVNRNNASSHPRMHKAPVWLFLVADIVLVVVFAAIGRSSHGENLSGTFSTAWPFLAGAVIGWLIVRAWRAPQAVFPTGITVWLATVIVGMVLRAIVGEGTHWSFILVATIVNAVFLIGYRLLVKLLTRRAATRH, encoded by the coding sequence ATGACTCAGAATGCCAGCGTCAATCGCAATAATGCCTCAAGCCACCCTCGCATGCACAAGGCCCCGGTGTGGCTGTTCCTCGTGGCCGATATCGTCCTCGTCGTTGTCTTTGCGGCCATTGGCAGAAGCTCTCACGGTGAGAACCTCTCAGGCACGTTCTCCACAGCCTGGCCGTTTCTCGCGGGTGCAGTCATTGGCTGGCTGATCGTCCGCGCTTGGCGAGCCCCTCAGGCGGTTTTCCCGACTGGTATTACGGTGTGGCTGGCCACGGTCATTGTGGGAATGGTCCTGAGGGCCATAGTCGGCGAAGGAACGCATTGGTCCTTTATCCTCGTTGCAACCATTGTCAACGCTGTATTTCTCATCGGCTACAGGTTGCTGGTGAAGCTTTTGACCAGAAGGGCGGCAACTCGCCACTAG
- the trpD gene encoding anthranilate phosphoribosyltransferase yields MSNTQDPTNQPTWKSLINAIERHEDLNYDEAAWAMREMMSGAADPVHVAAFLVGLHTKGETAEELHGLSEQMLDMAEPYSGPREAVDIVGTGGDQHNTVNISTMASLVMAGAGVKVVKHGNRASSSSTGSADALERLGLPLDAPADRVEASVGEVGISFLFANTYHPAMRYIGPIRRTLGVPTVFNYLGPLANPARVVSSVIGVSSARIAPLMADVFARRGNHALVFTGPLNLDELSLIGPTQMWEAHDGTLEESVIEVADINLPSNTLADITGKDPEFNADVIRRLVAGEGGPIRDTVVLNAAAGLVAASDDTSSPLIERINHAIGRAQESIDSGGAQKVLTKWIEFLMG; encoded by the coding sequence ATGAGCAACACCCAAGACCCCACGAATCAGCCCACCTGGAAGAGCCTCATCAACGCGATCGAGCGTCACGAAGACCTGAATTACGATGAGGCCGCATGGGCCATGCGGGAGATGATGAGCGGGGCCGCAGATCCGGTTCACGTTGCTGCGTTCCTGGTGGGTCTTCACACCAAGGGGGAGACAGCCGAGGAGCTGCACGGGCTCTCGGAGCAGATGCTCGACATGGCAGAGCCATACAGCGGCCCTCGCGAAGCGGTGGACATCGTCGGCACCGGAGGGGATCAGCACAACACGGTGAACATCTCCACGATGGCTTCGTTGGTCATGGCGGGGGCCGGGGTCAAGGTGGTCAAACACGGAAACCGGGCTTCGTCCTCCTCGACAGGGTCTGCTGACGCCCTCGAGCGACTAGGCCTGCCTCTTGACGCACCAGCCGACCGGGTTGAGGCCTCAGTGGGCGAAGTGGGCATTTCATTCCTCTTCGCCAACACGTACCACCCAGCCATGCGATACATAGGTCCGATTCGCCGGACTCTAGGAGTCCCTACCGTCTTCAACTATCTGGGCCCCCTCGCCAACCCTGCACGCGTGGTTTCCTCGGTGATCGGCGTATCAAGTGCCCGCATAGCGCCTCTCATGGCGGACGTCTTCGCACGTCGCGGAAATCACGCCCTCGTTTTCACCGGCCCGTTGAATTTGGATGAGCTCAGTCTGATCGGACCCACTCAGATGTGGGAGGCCCATGACGGAACACTGGAAGAGAGTGTCATCGAAGTCGCAGATATCAACCTGCCTTCCAACACCCTCGCGGACATCACTGGCAAGGATCCGGAATTCAATGCAGACGTCATTCGCCGCCTTGTAGCAGGGGAGGGCGGCCCAATTCGCGACACCGTTGTTCTGAACGCCGCAGCCGGACTGGTGGCCGCCTCCGACGACACTTCTTCACCGCTGATCGAGCGAATTAATCACGCAATAGGTCGTGCGCAGGAATCGATCGACTCGGGGGGTGCCCAGAAGGTATTGACCAAATGGATTGAATTCCTCATGGGTTAA
- a CDS encoding heme-copper oxidase subunit III, whose translation MTTATHTPSKSAQPTLNRPNIVSVGTVVWLASELMFFAGLFAMYFTLRATAPDVWAENTHHLEVPLALANTIVLVLSSVTCQFGVFKAEQLKARRTGSIWQVGKWGMTEWFLLTFVMGAVFVSVQAMEYATLVSEGVSIAASAYGSAFYITTGFHALHVTAGLIAFLFIIGRAYVAKRFGHYEATSAIVVSYYWHFVDVVWIVLFIVVYFVK comes from the coding sequence GTGACAACTGCAACCCATACTCCCAGTAAGTCGGCACAACCGACGCTCAATCGTCCCAACATCGTGTCCGTAGGCACGGTGGTCTGGTTGGCGAGTGAGCTGATGTTCTTTGCCGGACTGTTCGCCATGTACTTCACCCTGCGCGCCACAGCGCCTGACGTGTGGGCGGAAAACACTCATCATCTCGAAGTGCCATTGGCTCTGGCGAACACAATTGTGCTCGTCCTGAGTTCAGTGACCTGCCAGTTCGGCGTATTCAAGGCCGAGCAGCTCAAGGCCCGCCGCACCGGCTCCATCTGGCAGGTCGGCAAATGGGGCATGACCGAGTGGTTCCTGCTGACCTTCGTCATGGGCGCTGTTTTCGTCAGCGTCCAGGCAATGGAGTACGCGACCCTCGTCTCAGAAGGCGTGTCCATCGCGGCGAGTGCCTACGGTTCAGCGTTCTACATCACGACGGGCTTCCACGCCCTGCACGTGACCGCTGGCCTGATTGCATTCCTGTTCATTATCGGACGCGCGTACGTCGCAAAACGATTCGGCCACTATGAGGCGACTTCTGCAATCGTGGTGTCTTACTACTGGCACTTCGTCGATGTCGTCTGGATTGTGCTGTTCATCGTTGTTTACTTCGTGAAGTAG
- a CDS encoding cytochrome c, whose translation MKALSQKRRHPLAAIILLAVALVLTGGLYAVASATNQAKADSNQSYTADDIAAGQKLFQSNCATCHGTNAEGTENGPSLVGVGAAAVDFQVGTGRMPMQMQGTQAQLKPGQFNEDQTKQLSSYVASLGAGPGVPDEESLDTSKGDAANGAKVFLANCAMCHNAAGSGGALTRGKFAPTLMGVSEQHIYEAMETGPQNMPVFNDANITPDEKRDVITYLKAQDTNGSPGGLALGSLGPVSEGLFIWTIGLGLVIGFTVWLTSRSA comes from the coding sequence GTGAAGGCACTTTCCCAGAAGCGGCGTCATCCGCTGGCGGCCATCATTCTTTTGGCTGTCGCCCTCGTCCTGACTGGCGGCCTCTATGCAGTTGCCTCCGCCACCAATCAGGCCAAGGCCGACTCCAATCAGAGCTATACGGCCGATGACATCGCCGCTGGACAGAAGCTGTTCCAGTCGAACTGCGCTACCTGTCACGGAACTAATGCCGAGGGAACCGAGAACGGACCCTCGTTGGTCGGCGTCGGCGCAGCCGCAGTCGACTTCCAGGTCGGCACCGGCCGTATGCCCATGCAGATGCAGGGGACTCAGGCTCAACTCAAGCCCGGCCAGTTCAACGAAGACCAGACCAAGCAGCTTTCTTCCTACGTCGCCTCGCTCGGCGCTGGCCCCGGTGTCCCCGATGAGGAGTCACTGGACACCAGCAAGGGTGATGCCGCGAATGGCGCCAAGGTGTTCCTCGCCAACTGTGCAATGTGCCACAACGCAGCCGGTTCGGGCGGTGCGTTGACGCGGGGCAAATTCGCCCCGACTCTCATGGGTGTTTCAGAGCAGCACATTTATGAGGCCATGGAGACCGGCCCGCAGAACATGCCTGTCTTCAACGATGCCAACATCACCCCCGATGAAAAGCGAGATGTCATCACCTATCTGAAGGCGCAGGACACCAACGGCTCCCCCGGTGGGTTGGCCCTTGGCTCCCTCGGACCGGTTTCAGAGGGGTTGTTCATCTGGACCATCGGCTTGGGCCTTGTCATCGGTTTCACCGTTTGGCTGACCTCGCGGTCCGCGTAA
- a CDS encoding ubiquinol-cytochrome c reductase iron-sulfur subunit, producing MGNHRDGAPERSGAVATSGDQNQEQFPDPGLPHHEPRLTDLDPKRAKRAEHQVSWLFVLSIVGAFVFWIGFFAIKASGDMYNVNNPDPTSNLRLQNLLLGLGIACTMFGIGIGIVQWARTLMPDHEMVEMRHEISSEDSRAEAQEIVETIIDESGIKRRPLLRNTMIGAIILAPLTFITLFRELGPIDTKVLSHTLWDKGIRLVRDPSGTPIKAADVTMGSAYHVLPENILDISHEDGYLEEKAKAVVLLMRMDPEELHVSKDREDWNVDGIIAYSKVCTHVGCPIALYEQRTHHLLCPCHQSTFDAANECAVVFGPAAHALPQLPITVDSEGYLVARSDFHEPVGPAYWERGKQKQEMASEA from the coding sequence ATGGGCAACCATCGTGACGGAGCACCGGAGCGTTCCGGCGCCGTTGCTACCTCAGGAGACCAGAACCAGGAACAGTTCCCGGATCCGGGTCTACCGCATCACGAACCGCGTCTGACCGACCTGGATCCCAAGCGCGCGAAGCGTGCTGAGCACCAGGTTTCCTGGCTCTTCGTTCTCTCCATCGTCGGAGCGTTCGTGTTCTGGATCGGATTTTTCGCGATCAAGGCCAGCGGCGACATGTACAACGTCAATAACCCGGACCCGACCAGCAATCTGCGTCTGCAGAATCTGTTGCTCGGATTGGGTATTGCCTGCACGATGTTCGGCATCGGTATCGGGATCGTTCAGTGGGCCAGAACTCTGATGCCCGACCACGAGATGGTCGAGATGCGTCACGAGATCAGCTCGGAGGATTCCCGGGCGGAGGCCCAAGAGATCGTCGAGACCATCATCGACGAGTCCGGGATCAAGCGTCGTCCCTTGCTTCGCAACACGATGATCGGGGCGATCATTCTTGCGCCGCTCACCTTCATCACCTTGTTCCGCGAGTTGGGTCCGATCGATACGAAGGTTCTCTCGCACACGCTTTGGGACAAAGGTATTCGTCTGGTGCGTGACCCGTCCGGGACGCCTATCAAGGCAGCGGACGTCACGATGGGTTCTGCGTACCACGTTCTGCCGGAGAATATCTTGGACATCTCTCACGAGGACGGGTACCTCGAGGAGAAGGCCAAGGCCGTGGTCCTGTTGATGCGTATGGATCCCGAAGAACTGCACGTTTCAAAGGATCGCGAAGACTGGAACGTCGACGGCATCATTGCTTATTCCAAGGTCTGCACCCACGTTGGTTGCCCCATTGCTCTCTACGAGCAGCGCACCCATCACCTGCTGTGCCCTTGTCACCAGTCCACGTTTGATGCCGCCAACGAATGCGCCGTCGTGTTCGGTCCCGCAGCACACGCGCTGCCCCAGTTGCCGATTACGGTCGATTCAGAGGGCTACCTCGTGGCCCGCAGCGATTTCCACGAGCCGGTCGGTCCGGCTTACTGGGAACGCGGCAAGCAGAAGCAAGAGATGGCGAGTGAGGCCTAA